The Chthoniobacterales bacterium genome segment TCGGTTACCTGAACCTCGCCGCCGCCTCGCTCACCCTGTCCACGCTGACCACGCGTTTCATTTTCCCGCAGTTCAGCCTCGAGGGAAAACGCCTCTGGATTCTCGGCTTGGCTCCACTCGGGTTGGAACGTGTCGTGCGCCAGAAATTCTGGACCAGCGCCAGCGCCGCCGCCGTGGTGACGATTCCGCTGATGATCCTCTCCGGCGTTATTCTCGGGCAAAGCGTCGGGCGCGTCCTGTTCTTCATCGGCGCGGCGATCTGCATGGGCACGAGTCTTTCCGGGCTCGCTGCGGGCCTTGGGGCGATCTTTCCGAATTTGAAGGAAGATAACCCAACGAAGATCGTTTCCGGCTTCGGCGGCACGCTTTGTCTGGTCGGGAGTTTTCTCTACATCCTCGTCTTCATTCTCCTGATCGCGCTGCCCGGAATGCGCGAGGTGATGGACCCCGCAGGCCGTCCCGGACGCTGGACGGACGCCTTGATCGGAGTTGCATTGCTATGGACGGCGCTGAATACGTTTTTTCCCCTCTGGCTCGCAGAAAAAAGGGTGAAAAATCTGGAGTTTTAGCCGCCGACTTCTATCATGCTGCGAAGTTCGCCGCCTCACTCACTTTATGCCCGATTATTCCAACCCTTACGGACACTCCGACCAAGACCTGAATCTGCCGGACCCTGATTTGGACACCGGCGCCATGCTCGATTCGCAGGTGCAGAAAGCGCAGGAGCAACTGCTCGCCCTGCGTCGTCAGGCAGACCAGATCGAGAAACAAAAACGCGAGCTGGAAGACCTCAGTCAGCGTCAGGAAGAGCTTGAGCGCGGTCGCAACGACATGATCGAGAAACTCAGCCGCTCACTCACGATCATCGAGCGCGAAGCCGTCGAGGCCGAGCGCCGGGTCGATCATCTGCGGAACACGCACGAGGCCTTTTCCCAGCACCTGGATTTGCTGGAAAGCATCAATCCGAAAACATGGTCGCCCACCGACCTCGGCAAGGAGCTTTCCAAGGCCCAGAGCGACGTCGAGGACGCCCGCGCGGTTTATTCCAAAAACCGCGCCAAGATTGGACTCGAAGCCGCCGAGTCATCGGGTGGCAACGCCTCCATCGCCAGCTACGTCGGCGAGACGGGCGAGGCCCAAGGCTTTCTTTATTGGCTGAACGCCGGGTTCGCCTTCACCCTGCCGCTGCTCGTGCTCGGCCTCATCGCGCTCATCGTTTACTTCATCCATTCCGCCAAGTGAAACGCCGTCCCGCCTCGAAAAAACCGACCTCGGCGAAGTCCTCGCCATTCAACCACGTCCAGCGCCAGCTTGCCGATACTGAGGCCAAACTGAAGCGCGACATGGAAACTCTGGAGCGCCAGATCAGCGAGGCCCCCGCGCGCAAGCAGGAGCAACTCCGCCGCCAGGCCACAGAGATCATGCGCCGCCACGAGCAGACTCGAGGGTCCGATTTCTTTTCCTCCATCCCCGACAAGCGGGCCTACCAGCTCAACACCACCATGACGGCCCCGCGCGGCCGCCGCAAAGGCGAGAAACGCGCCGCGCAATATCAGTTTCTCGCGCTGATGGTTCTTCTCGCGCTGGCGATTTTCTTCGTCTTGAAGATGCTCCCTTGGTAGAAAAATTTATGAGCCAGCCCGACTTCGACGTCCGCCACATTGCCCATCTCGCCCGCATCGAATTGACCGATGACGAGGCCACTCAATTTCAATCGCAGATCGGCCATGTGCTCGAATACGTCGCCAAAATGCGCACCGTCGATGTCACCGGCATCGAGCCCACGGCCCACGCCTACCCGATTTACAACGTCTTTCGCGAGGACGTGCCGCGCGACTGGTTCACGCCCGCCGAGGCGCTGGCGAATGCACCGCATCAGGCCAATCAACTCTTCGTCGTCACCAAGGTTCTCGAATAAATAAATGCACACGCTCACCATCGCCGGTCTGCGGCGCAAACTCGTCGGTAGGGAAGTCACGGCCACGGAAGTCATCGAAGCCCTCGCCAGCCGCATCCAGTCGGTCGATCCGCAGGTCCAGGGATACCTCTCTTACTCGATTGAAAACGCGCTCGCGGAAGCGAAAAACGCCAACCTCGATCTCCCGCTCGGCGGCGTGCCGATCGCGATCAAGGACGTCATCGCCGTCCAGGGCGAGCAAAACACCTGCGCCTCGAAAATCCTCGAAACTTATCGCGCTTCCTTCTCGGCCACCGTCATTCACAAGCTGCGCGCAGCGGGTGCGATTCCCTTCGGACGCTGCAATCTCGATGAGTTTGCGATGGGTTCCTCCACGGAAAATTCCGCCTACCAGAAAACCAAAAACCCATGGGAATTGGATCGCATTCCGGGTGGTTCCAGCGGCGGCTCGGCGGCGGTCGTGGCGGCGGATGAAGCGTTTGCCTCGCTTGGCTCCGACACCGGCGGTTCCATTCGCCAACCAGCGGCGCTTTGTGGCTGCGTCGGGTTAAAGCCGACTTACGGACGCGTCTCGCGTTTCGGCCTCACCGCCTTTGCCTCCTCTCTCGATCAGATCGGACCCTTCGCCAAAACCGTGGAAGACGCCGCGCTCGTCCTCAACGCCCTGTCCGGTCTCGATCCGCTCGATTCCACTTCGCTCGACATTCCCGTGCCCGATTTCACCGCCGACCTCGGCAAAGACATTCGCGGAATGCGGATCGGACTCCCCAAAGAATATTTCATCGCTGGCATCGATCCCCAAGTCGAACGCGCCGTGCGCGCTGCCGTCGATCATTACGCTTCGCTCGGGGCCGAGATCATCGATGTTTCGCTCCCGCATACTGAGCACGCGGTCGGCGTTTATTACATCATCGCGACCGCCGAGGCGTCGGCCAATCTCGCCCGCTTCGATGGCGTGCGTTACGGGCATCGCTCGAAGTCGGGTCAGGGTCTGCTCGAGCATTACCTGAAAACCCGCGCCGAAGGCTTCGGCCCCGAGGTGAAGCGCCGCATCATTCTCGGCACCTACGTTCTCAGCTCCGGCTACCACGACGCCTACTATTTGCAGGCGCAAAAAGTCCGCACCCTCATCCGGCGCGACTTCACCCAGGCCTTTGAAAAAGTGGACGCGATCATCTGCCCGACATCGCCGACGCCCGCCTTCAAGATCGGGGAAAAATCCAACGACCCGCTCGCGATGTATCTCGCCGACATCTTCACCATCGCCACGAATCTGGCCGGTCTCCCCGGTCTGAGCCTCCCCTGCGGATTCGCCGAGGTGGACGGCAAACACCTCCCCATTGGAGTGCAACTTCTTGGGAAATCCTTCGACGAAAGCAACCTCCTCCGCCTCGCCCACGCCTACGAGCAGACGACGGAATGGCACAAGGCCCGTCCGGCGTTGTAAGCCGCTTTCTTATGTAAACGCCTGAGTTGCAGGCAGACGCGCGCCGGTTATCTTGGGTTCCCCCCATGAAACGTCTTCTGTCTCGTCTCGTCCTCGTCTGGCTGGTTGTTCTCCAAGTCGCATCGGTTTATGCCGACAAATGGACCACGCTGAAGGACTGCAAACTCGTCCGCTCCGAGTATGGCGACGGCGACAGTTTCCACGTCTATGCCGCGGGCACCGACTACATCATTCGCCTCTATTTCGTCGATTGCGCCGAGACGAACGACAGCTACCCCGACCGCGTGGAAACGCAGGGTGCTTACTGGAAAATCGACACTAAGAAAACATTGGAACTCGGCAAGAAAGCGGAGGAATTCACCAATCGGAAACTGTCGAAGCCCTTCACCGTCATCACCCAGTTTCTGAACGCTCGTGGGGCGAGCAACCAACCGCGCTACTACGGATTTGTCTATCCCGAGAACGGCAAGGAAATCCTCCAGGAACAGCTTGTTGCGAACGGTCTGGCGCGAGTCTTCGGCATGAACACGCGGCTGCCCGACGGACGCGACGTGGACGCTTTTCACCAGCAATTGACGCGGCTCGAAGACAAGGCGAAGTCGCAACATCTCGGCGGCTGGGGCGGAAAAGAAGCCGTCGAAGTGAAAGCCCCGACGAACGACGATTTCTTCAACCGCGCCCGCGCCCTATCCAAGGCCACGCCGCTGCCAACACCCGCACCGACGCCCACTCCAGCGACCGTGACGGCCACACCGCAGGTCCCGGCGAAAACGACCGGGCCGAGGTTGTCGCCCAACGGGTCGAGTTTGGTAAATATCAACACGGCATCGGCGGAGGAAATCAACACCCTGCCGAAGATCGGCGACGTGCTCACCCAGCGGATCATCGCCGGTCGCCCTTACAAAACCGTCAGCGACCTGATGATGGTGAAAGGCATGAAGTCCTCGATCATGGACGCGATCACGCCCCGAGTCACCGTGGACGGGAACTGAGATAATTCATATCGAATTTCTCCGAAGCGGGCTTGCAGTGCTGCACAAAGCATTCGGAATTTCCCAAGTGCCATTTGCAGGACTGCACAGTGCCTTCGGAATTTTCCGAACACGGTTTGCAGGGCTGCATGGTGCGTTCGGAGTTTTCCGAATGAGGTTTGCAGTGGTGCGCGGTGTCTTCGGAATTTCCCGAAGGGGATTTGCAGAGGCGCACAGTGGATGCGGGAGTTTTCCGAAAGGAATTTGCAGCCTTGGTTGGGCTGCCAGCGATTTTTTCTTAATCTCCCGCGACTTCCAAGGGAATGGGGCAGAGGCGGGCGAGGGCTTCGCAGAGGGCGTCGATCTGCTCTGTGGTGTGGAGGGCGTTGACGGTGATGCGGAGTCGGGCAGCACCCTTCGCGACGGTTGGGTAACGGATCGCTGGAACGTGGAAACCTTCCTCAAAGAGCGACCTCGCCAGGAGCAGGGCGTCTTCTTCGCCGCCGACGATCCAGGGGAGAATCGCCGAGCCGGCGGCGGGATAATTGGGATCGATCTTGCGCAGGGCTTTTTCGAGGTGGCGGATGTTTTGCCAGAGAGCCTTGCGGCGTTCGTCCCCTTCGGGGGAGGCGACGAAGTTCACCGCTGCCGTCGCCGCTGCGGCCAGCATCGGAGGGACGGCGGTGGAAAAGATGAAACTCCGGGCGCGGTTGACCAGGAGTTCGATCATCACGCGGCTGGCACAAATGTAGCCGCCGCTGACGCCGAGTGCCTTGCTCAGCGTGCCCATTTGCAGGTCGATCTTGCTGGCGACTCCGAGCTTTTCGGCGAGTCCGCGTCCGTGCGCGCCGAGGATGCCGACGGCGTGCGCCTCATCGACAAGCAGGTAGGCCTGGTATTTCTGTTTCAAGGCGACGATTTCCACGAGCGGCGCGTGGTCGCCGTCCATGCTGAAGATGGATTCGGTGATGATGAGCACGCGGCTCTCGGGATGATTTTCGCGGGCCCATTCGAGGTGGCTTTCGAGTTTGCCGAGATGATTGTGAGGGAACACGCGGACGACGGCCTGGCTCAACCGCGCGGCGTCGATCAGGCAGGCGTGGGCGAGTTTGTCGATAATGATGACATCGTGTTTGCCGACGAGCGATTGGACGGCTCCGAGGGCAGCGGCGTGACCGCTGGAAAAGGTAAGCGCGGCCTCGGTGCGCTTGAAGGCGGCGAGCGTTTTCTCCAACTGGATGTGCGGCGTGAGCGTGCCGCAAACCAACCGCGACGCGCCGGCTCCGACTCCGTATTTTTCCAGCGCAGCCTGAGCCGCCTCGACGAGAACCGGGTCGCTGGCGAGGCCGAGGTAGTCGTTGGAGGAAAAATTCAGCAACCGTTTGCCAACGAGCGCGATTTCGTTGCCCTGCGGTGTGACGATTTCCCTCAAACTCCGATGGAGCGAGCGCGAACGAATCTCGGCGAGCTGTTCGGCGACGGTGATCATGATCTAACTCCCGAGCAATCGCTGGACGGTCGGGACCACGTCCTCGAGCTTCGTCACTTCGGTGTAAAAGCCCTGGCCGCCCGCCGCTTCGAGCAGTGGGAAAAGCGGACCCCAGAAGCGGGTGCCGTCTTCCATCAGGCGGTTGAAAATGATCACCGGTTTGCCTTCCATGATCTTCGAGTTTTGCTGGTGCAAAATGAGGAGCGCGAGCAATTCCTGAAACGTCCCTGCGCCGCCGGGAAAGATGACGAACGCCTGCGAACGCTGGATCATGACCTCCATGCGCAGGTAAATATCGGGCCGCGGCCAGAAGCAACTGATGCCATCGGGCAGCCCCTCGAGTTCGATAATGTGCGGGACGTTGGAACCGCCGCTCCAGCCGTTGGCCTCGATCGCGCCGCGAACGACGGAACCCATGACGCCGCTGTTGCCCGCGCCGGAAATGCAGCCGAGCCCCGCGTCGGCGAGGGCTTTGCCGAGGAGGTAGCCGTCGTTGATGACTTCGGGTGTCTTGATGCTGGCGGAGCAGAAAACGCAGACGTTTTGCGGCGGCATTCCGATAACGATGTCCTCGGTCGCATCGGTCGGAGCGCAGTCGTCAATCGGATCGGACTCGAGTCTGTTTTCGCCGATGACCGGGTCGTTTTGGAGCCATTCGATCACTTCCTGAGCCGACTTCACCGGGATGAGCAGCTCGCGATATTCCTGGCGGATCATCCCCGTGACGTGCAGGTGATCCATGAGCGCGTAATACATTCCCCAGGAACCGTCCTCGTCGAGCACGAGAGTCGGTTTTCCATTCAAATGCGGGTCCTGCGTTTGGTAGCCGACGAGCACGGAGGTGGCTTTAAACATATCCTCCAGCGTTGCGCCGGGCGTGAAGACGAACGCATCGGACTCGATGATTTTTTTTTCAATATTCCGCAGCGTGATGCGCTGGTCGCCATTGGCATTGTAAATATCCCAGCCCGCGCGGAAGAGAAGATAGAGCAAACGCGAACGCACCTCGCGCTGGGGATCGTCTTTTCCCTTCAGCCGACCAGAAAATCTAACAATAGGCATACTCGGGGAGAAAAGAGCAAAGCGCCTAGAGAATCAAGAGCGCAAATCGCCACTTCCACCAAAGCACGTTCGATCGAAGCTGGAGCCTCGTAAAGCCAATCGACGGAACGTCAACCCATAAGTGACTTCAAGAGATTTCAATGACGGCGAGCGGTGCTTCCCCTTGTCAGAAACCACATTTTGATTGGTTGCTTGACAGTATTTGCACGGATCTCATACACATGAACAACCGAACCCCCTGTTGTACTATGAAGCAACCGCGTTTTAAGAAATTCGGGAAGGCACCTGTAGCGACCCGCGCTCTGCGCTTTCTCCTTCTCGTCACTCTCACCACTCTACAGCACGCCCGCGCTGCTTCCGATGCCCAGACGGGCACAAACGGAGCCAATGGTAATCCGCCGGGTGACGGCACTGGTGCTTCCGCTGTCGCGATCAGCGGCGATTCGGTCAATTCGGCCGCAGCCACAGGCGGTAAAGGTGGAAATGGCACTGCCAACCCTTCGCCGGGCGGCAGTGGCGGAGCGGCCAGCGCAATTTCCGAAACCAAAGGTGCGTATGCTGCCGCAACGGCTCTTTCCTCTAGCAGGGGAGGTGCAGGAGGAGATGCCAACGGGGGTAATTCAGGAAAGGGCGCCGATTCGACCGGCTCAGCAAACGCGTCTTCCTCTGGCAGCAGTGCCAATGTCTATTCCTCGTCCAATGCCCAAGGTGGACTTGGTGGGACGGTAATTGGAGGGTCGGGAAATGCCGGAGCAGGCGGTTCCGCCAGCAGCCATTCGACTTCCAATGCGAGCGGGCCCGGCGGTGCCATTCAGGTCTACGACATTGCGTATGGAGGCGTCGGGGGCGGCATTCTTCAGGCCAGTGGAATTTTCGGAAATGGGGGCAGCGGCGGTGCCGCTTCCTCTTCAGCGGAAGGCTCTGCCACCAACGCGATCTTCACCAACTCCATCAACGCGGCAGCGAATGGCGGCATGGGCGGAGTGGGCCAGGGAGCCGGAAACAAAGGTGGAAATGGAGGTGCCGCAGCGGCCACTGCTCACGCCTCCAGCATGACTGGATCCAGTTTCACCCTTTTCTCCAATGCCACGGGCGGTGGCGGCGGAACCGGCTTTTTCGGCGCCAACGGCGGTGCCGGGGCAGGCGTTTCTGCCACTGATACCGTTAGCGGTTCCACTGCGGGGCTGCTCAACCTGACTCAATTGACCACAGGTGGACACGGCGGCAGCACTGGTGGCGGTGGAACGGTGGGAGTTGCCGGAAACGCCACTTCCGTTCTCCATGCCGCCAATGCAGGGGGTGGAAACCTGACCGCCAACACCACAGTCTCTGGCGGTGCAGGCGGCTCCGTCCTGAGTGGCACCGGAATTGCCGCAGGCAAGGGGGCCAACGCCAGCAACACCCTCACGGCAGATTCCAACCAAAGCGGCATTACGATGGAACTCAACGGAGAAGCCATCGGCGGCGGGGGCGGTTATGTTCATTACAACGGCACCACAGGTAAGGGAGGTGCGGGAGGGACTGCCACCAGCCATTCTTCCGTCACTTCCACAGGGAGCGAAGGCGGGGAGATCCGGATTCACGATTTTGCCACCGGCGGTTCTGGCGGCGGAGTGATTCTCGGTGCTACCGGCAGTGGAGGAAACGGGGGCAACGGGACTTCGGAAGCTACGGCCAGTAGTGTTGCATCCACCGTTCCTTTTTCGGGTCTCAACGCCATTGGCGTTGGCGGCGTTGGCGGACAAGCCTCCGGTGTAGGAAATAGTGGCGGCAGCGGCGGCTTTGGATCCGCCACTGCGGAAGCCACCAGCTCCGGCGGAGCCAACCTCGATGTACTTGCCAGCAAGGTCGGCGGCAGCGGGGGACTGGGGCTCGGCGGCGCTAATGGCGGAAATGGAGCTGCCGCCACAGCCAGCAATATTGTCAGTGGGTCCACCTCTGGATTACTAAGTCTGCATCAGGGGTCCACTGGAGGTGCGGGCGGAGGCGTGTCAGCGACTGGGGCAATAGGAAATGTTGGTCTGGCAGGTTCCGCTAACTCCACTCTCAACGCCACAAATCTCGGTGGCGGAAGCCTGATCAGCGAGAGTACAGCCACAGGCGGCGGGGGCGGGAACATCACCGGTGGGACAGGAGCGATGGCGGGAAATGGCGCAGGGGCAGTTAATCGAGTGACAGCGGTTTCGGGCACGAATTTTGGTCGGGTGGAAGCCTATGGAAGGGCTTATGGCGGATACGGTGGTGCCGTGCAGAACAGCGGGGCGAACGCCAGCGGTGGAAATGGTGGCAATGCAAATAGCGCGTCTTCAGCCACTTCCTATTTCAGCAGTGGCAGCCTGCGCGTGGATGATTTGGCGATAGGCGGCAGCGGTGGTCATGTGGGCCTTGGTGCCGTGGGCAGCGGCGGCAACGGGGGACTGGCGAATGCCAGAGCAACGGCCACCACTGGGTTTGCAGCGGCTGGTGAATTTAGCGACGGAATCCTGGCGACTGCCTTGGGAGGCCATGGCGGTGATGGATTTGGGGCGGGGAAAAGAGGTGGGAACGGCGCAAGCGCCTTTGCAACCGCAGAAGCTACCAGCACGGAAGGAGCTTTTTTAAATGTTTCTGCTAATCGGGTGGGCGGTGGAGGTGGTTTCGGCCGTGGTGGAGCGAACGGTGGAAATGGAGCGATTGTTTCTGCTACGAATACGGTCTCCGGCTCGACATCGGGCTTTTTGCAGTTGCGGCAAAGTACCACCGGCGGCTTCGGCGGCGGTGTCTCTCCGGCAGAAACTTTAGGAGCCCTAGGCACCGCAGGAACTGCGAGTTCGACTCTCCACGCCGCCAACCCTGGTGGTGGCAGTATCGCTGGATTTGGAAGCGCCCAAGGCGGCACCGGCGGTTCCATCGAAGGCGGCGCCGGCACAATCGCTTCGGCGGGAGGCAAGGCAGTGAATACTTTGACCTCGAGTTCCAATGCAAACAACGTCGCTGTTGAAGCTTACGGTTCTGCTGTGGGAGGCGTCGGAGGCTCAGTGCGAAATCTCAACACCACGGGCAATGCCGGTGCGGGCGGCAGCGCTTCCAGCAATTCCACCCTTTCTTCCAATGGTGTCGGCGGCGCTCTCCGCCTGAACGACTCCGCGATTGGAGGAACAGGCGGCAGCGTAATTTTCGGCGCTTCTGGCAGCGGCGGCAACGGTGGAACTGGAACGTCCACGGCCAAAGCGAACAGCGTGTCTGCCTCCACGGCTGGCACCCAGGGCATTATCGCACGTGGGACCGGTGGCAATGGCGGCACTGGCTCCGGCAACGGGAAAAAAGGTGGTAACGGCGCTGCTGGCGTGGCGACCACGAACGGAAATAGCTCCGACGGCGCGTCGCTCGATTTATATGGCATTCGAATCGGCGGCACTGGCGGCTATGGAAACAACGGAGCCAGCGGTGGCAATGGAGCTGGCCTGACTGGAGAAGATTTCGTTAGCGGTTCCACCAGCGGCACCCTTTCCCTTCATCAGACAGTCCTCGGAGGAGGAGGAGGCAGTTTCTCTGGCATCGGATCCGCGACCGCAGGCACAGCTGGAGGTGGCGTTTCCACCCTGCACGCTTCGAATTCTGGGAGTGGCAGCATCATTGGCTACAGCACCGCTCAGGGCGGAAACGGGGGCATTCTCAACTTCGGTTCAGGCGAAGTAGCGGGAAGCGGAGGGCGAGCTGCCAATATCCTCACTGCAACCTCGTCGGAAAACGGCAAAGCCGTTGAAGCTTACGGCGCTGCCCAAGGCGGCTCTGGCGGCTCCGTCAGCACAAGTACCGCGACCAGTAACCCTTTTGGCAATGGTGGCAATGGTGGCACGGCCAACAGCATTTCATCTATCACCTCAAGCGGGCTGGGAGGAACGATTACCCTTGTTGATTCCGCTCGGGGCGGCAACGGTGGCAGTGCCAACTCCAAAACTTTTGGTAGCGGCGGTAATGGCGGCTCTGCAACTTCCACTGGAAACGGATCCACCAATACCGCTACTACTCAGGCAATCGGTGGCTTCGATGCCATAGCCACCGGCGGCAGCGGGGGCAGGGGATACGGTGCGGGCAAGCACGCCGGCAATGGAGCGGCTGCCACGGCAAACGTCACCGCCTCCAGCTCGGGAGGAGCATTCCTTAGAATCTCTGCTTTAGCCAGAGGCGGCACCGGCGGCGTGGGATTTAATGGAGCAACAAGCGGGGCCGGAGGAAATGCGCGTGCCACTGCCGATGCAAGCACCAGCAGGATAGGCACCGCCGTGGCTTCCGCAGTCGGAGGCTATGGGCAGGCCGGAAGCACGGCAGGAACGGCTATCGCTCGCGTCAACAGCCGCGTGTCCGGCGGAACCGTGCGAGCGACAGCCGCTTCATCTTCAGCCGGTCTGGTAAGAACGGTATCAGCGGCTGCTCAAATCTACGTGCGCACAGACGCCTCCGTTGAGGCGCGCACGGGCATCGGCAGTGCGAATCCTTCGCGTTCGCTCGGCAACGGCCTGGAAAGCGCCAGTTACGCCATTGGCCTGCCCACCGCAGCCAACGTCCAACAAATCGTTGCCTCCAATCCAAACGTCGCTTCCCATCTCGATGTCAACGGCTCCGGCACCATGCTCGGGCTCGTCCTCTTGCAAGGCGGCCATTCCTCCGCACCCAGCGGGTCGCAGACGGCCACCTCCTCCGCCTCCTTCAGCTTGGATCTCGCCCAATTACCCTCTCTCGATCACCTCAAAGTCGGCCTGCTCGATCCGCTCAGCACAGGCAATGGGTTTTCCACGCTCCAATTCACCGTCACCGTCGAGGGCTCCATTGTAGAATCGAGAAGCTTCACGAGCCTTGCTCTGGCCGGAGCTTATTTCAATGACCAGACGCTCGACTTTGGCGACATTGAAGCAGGCGTTACGGGCTATCTTGACATCAGTTTTGCGCTATCGGTAACAACACAGGCGCAGCCCGACAGCTACAGCATCAATCTGCTTTTTGCCAACGTCTCGGAAGTCAATGGATTCGCGCCCGTTGCGTTTCGTCAGTCCTTCGATGCCGTAGCCGTTCCCGAGCCTTCCACTTTGGCGCTCCTCATCTCCACTGGCGTCCTACTTGTCTCTCTCCGACAGCTTGCTTGGTCCGTGAAAAAGCGATGCCGAGCGGGAATCTCGCGCTGAGAAACAACTTTACTCTTGTCCTGTCGAGGCTGGTCGGCGAAAAGAGGCGTTCCCAAAATCGTTATCCATCGCCTATGAAAGCCACCGTCGTCGTCATGCCCAAAGCCTCCGTGCTCGATCCCCAGGGAGTCGCTGTGAAAAATGCAGTTCACTCCCTCGGCCTCACCTCGGTGACCGGCATTCGCATCGGCAAAACCATGGAAATCGAACTCGACTCACCGCTGGACGCCGCCGGTGAAAAACAACTCCACGCCATCTGTCGCGACTTGCTTTCCAATCCGGTGATCGAAGACTACCGACTGGAGATCGGGGAATGAGGCGGCCCTTCTTTGGGACGCAAAAGGGAACACGCGGGACGCGTGCGCTCCCCAGACAAACACTCGCTTTGCTATGAAATTTGCCGTTATTCGTTTTCCCGGGTCGAACTGCGATCAGGATTGCCACAACTCCATCGCTGCCATCGACGGCGCGACTGCCGAATACGTCTGGCATAAGGACACCTCCCTTGACGGCTTCGATGCCATCGTGTTGCCGGGTGGTTTTTCCTATGGAGATTACCTGCGTTGCGGCGCCATCGCCCGGTTTTCGCCCATCATGCCCGCCGTCAAAGAAGCCGCTGCCGAGGGGAAACTCGTCATCGGCATCTGCAACGGCTTCCAGATTTTGTGCGAAGCCGGGCTGCTCCCCGGTGCGCTGGTTCGCAATGAAAAACTCCACTTCGTCTGCCGCGACGCGCTCCTCAAAGTCGAATCGACTGCCACTCCGTTCACGAATTTGTGCAGTGTGGGCGACATTTTGAAAATCCCCGTCGCGCATGGCGAGGGACGCTACACCGCCGACGCGAAAACCCTGGCCGACCTCAACGAAAACCAGCAAGTCGTGCTGCGTTATTCCGACGCCAATCCCAACGGCTCCATGGAGGCCATCGCGGGTATCTGCAACGAGGCGCGCAACGTTTTCGGC includes the following:
- a CDS encoding helix-hairpin-helix domain-containing protein produces the protein MKRLLSRLVLVWLVVLQVASVYADKWTTLKDCKLVRSEYGDGDSFHVYAAGTDYIIRLYFVDCAETNDSYPDRVETQGAYWKIDTKKTLELGKKAEEFTNRKLSKPFTVITQFLNARGASNQPRYYGFVYPENGKEILQEQLVANGLARVFGMNTRLPDGRDVDAFHQQLTRLEDKAKSQHLGGWGGKEAVEVKAPTNDDFFNRARALSKATPLPTPAPTPTPATVTATPQVPAKTTGPRLSPNGSSLVNINTASAEEINTLPKIGDVLTQRIIAGRPYKTVSDLMMVKGMKSSIMDAITPRVTVDGN
- a CDS encoding LOG family protein; this translates as MPIVRFSGRLKGKDDPQREVRSRLLYLLFRAGWDIYNANGDQRITLRNIEKKIIESDAFVFTPGATLEDMFKATSVLVGYQTQDPHLNGKPTLVLDEDGSWGMYYALMDHLHVTGMIRQEYRELLIPVKSAQEVIEWLQNDPVIGENRLESDPIDDCAPTDATEDIVIGMPPQNVCVFCSASIKTPEVINDGYLLGKALADAGLGCISGAGNSGVMGSVVRGAIEANGWSGGSNVPHIIELEGLPDGISCFWPRPDIYLRMEVMIQRSQAFVIFPGGAGTFQELLALLILHQQNSKIMEGKPVIIFNRLMEDGTRFWGPLFPLLEAAGGQGFYTEVTKLEDVVPTVQRLLGS
- the gatC gene encoding Asp-tRNA(Asn)/Glu-tRNA(Gln) amidotransferase subunit GatC; translated protein: MSQPDFDVRHIAHLARIELTDDEATQFQSQIGHVLEYVAKMRTVDVTGIEPTAHAYPIYNVFREDVPRDWFTPAEALANAPHQANQLFVVTKVLE
- the purQ gene encoding phosphoribosylformylglycinamidine synthase subunit PurQ, which encodes MKFAVIRFPGSNCDQDCHNSIAAIDGATAEYVWHKDTSLDGFDAIVLPGGFSYGDYLRCGAIARFSPIMPAVKEAAAEGKLVIGICNGFQILCEAGLLPGALVRNEKLHFVCRDALLKVESTATPFTNLCSVGDILKIPVAHGEGRYTADAKTLADLNENQQVVLRYSDANPNGSMEAIAGICNEARNVFGLMPHPDRATEKRLGSDDGLLIFRSMLAFHAESSLT
- the bioF gene encoding 8-amino-7-oxononanoate synthase codes for the protein MITVAEQLAEIRSRSLHRSLREIVTPQGNEIALVGKRLLNFSSNDYLGLASDPVLVEAAQAALEKYGVGAGASRLVCGTLTPHIQLEKTLAAFKRTEAALTFSSGHAAALGAVQSLVGKHDVIIIDKLAHACLIDAARLSQAVVRVFPHNHLGKLESHLEWARENHPESRVLIITESIFSMDGDHAPLVEIVALKQKYQAYLLVDEAHAVGILGAHGRGLAEKLGVASKIDLQMGTLSKALGVSGGYICASRVMIELLVNRARSFIFSTAVPPMLAAAATAAVNFVASPEGDERRKALWQNIRHLEKALRKIDPNYPAAGSAILPWIVGGEEDALLLARSLFEEGFHVPAIRYPTVAKGAARLRITVNALHTTEQIDALCEALARLCPIPLEVAGD
- the gatA gene encoding Asp-tRNA(Asn)/Glu-tRNA(Gln) amidotransferase subunit GatA, yielding MHTLTIAGLRRKLVGREVTATEVIEALASRIQSVDPQVQGYLSYSIENALAEAKNANLDLPLGGVPIAIKDVIAVQGEQNTCASKILETYRASFSATVIHKLRAAGAIPFGRCNLDEFAMGSSTENSAYQKTKNPWELDRIPGGSSGGSAAVVAADEAFASLGSDTGGSIRQPAALCGCVGLKPTYGRVSRFGLTAFASSLDQIGPFAKTVEDAALVLNALSGLDPLDSTSLDIPVPDFTADLGKDIRGMRIGLPKEYFIAGIDPQVERAVRAAVDHYASLGAEIIDVSLPHTEHAVGVYYIIATAEASANLARFDGVRYGHRSKSGQGLLEHYLKTRAEGFGPEVKRRIILGTYVLSSGYHDAYYLQAQKVRTLIRRDFTQAFEKVDAIICPTSPTPAFKIGEKSNDPLAMYLADIFTIATNLAGLPGLSLPCGFAEVDGKHLPIGVQLLGKSFDESNLLRLAHAYEQTTEWHKARPAL
- the purS gene encoding phosphoribosylformylglycinamidine synthase subunit PurS codes for the protein MKATVVVMPKASVLDPQGVAVKNAVHSLGLTSVTGIRIGKTMEIELDSPLDAAGEKQLHAICRDLLSNPVIEDYRLEIGE